Proteins from a genomic interval of Rhodococcoides fascians A25f:
- a CDS encoding threonine/serine ThrE exporter family protein — translation MTFLQDLTASLSRLTGERRATIDTPTAAPSPLRPIDLTDDASVAEVLDLAVRVGEVLLASGTSAVDTATQVQFIAATYGLARCDVDVTYNSITLSAHRGPTRPPASTMRIVHYRSMDFTRLAEVDRLIRAVRVKMVPPSVALDRLDDITKAPHPYNRWIATLAWSGMAAAISVLLGGGPLVAVVSFLTTMVIDRIGRVLNRAGLPFFFQQVVGGFVAATPAITLYNFQDQLNISISPSQIIAAGVVVLLSGLSLVGSVQDAITGAPITASARFFEVLMMTGGIIAGVATSLRIAALIGSDLPQISNLAPPDILQVPTKVLAGAAASLFYALACYAERRALTAAFMGGFAGSLVYLLSQTLNVGPIIASAIAAVVVGFAGGLLARRALIPPLIVAVAGITPLLPGLSLYRGLYAILNDQLLLGISSLFAAFGVGCGLAAGVTLGEWGARTLRRPRILARTEELLRPTLRRKEEPRRPTVRRRRGTGTS, via the coding sequence CGATGCGTCGGTCGCGGAGGTTCTGGACCTCGCGGTTCGCGTCGGCGAGGTGTTGTTGGCCTCGGGCACTTCGGCGGTGGACACTGCGACGCAAGTGCAGTTCATTGCGGCGACGTACGGCCTTGCGCGGTGCGATGTCGACGTCACGTACAACTCGATCACTCTGAGCGCCCATCGCGGCCCGACGCGTCCTCCGGCGTCGACGATGCGCATCGTGCATTACCGCTCGATGGACTTCACGCGGCTGGCCGAGGTCGACCGTCTCATTCGCGCGGTCCGCGTCAAGATGGTCCCGCCCAGCGTGGCTCTCGACCGACTCGACGACATCACCAAGGCCCCGCACCCCTACAACCGCTGGATCGCGACCCTCGCCTGGTCCGGTATGGCCGCGGCCATCAGTGTGCTGCTCGGCGGTGGCCCTCTGGTGGCCGTGGTCAGCTTCCTGACGACGATGGTGATCGACCGCATCGGACGAGTCCTCAACCGTGCGGGGCTGCCGTTCTTCTTTCAGCAAGTGGTCGGCGGCTTCGTGGCCGCGACACCGGCGATCACGCTGTACAACTTTCAGGATCAGCTGAACATCAGCATTTCGCCGTCGCAGATCATCGCGGCCGGTGTGGTGGTGTTGCTGTCGGGACTCTCTCTGGTCGGCTCGGTGCAAGATGCGATCACCGGTGCCCCGATCACGGCGTCGGCGAGGTTCTTCGAGGTGTTGATGATGACCGGCGGGATCATTGCCGGTGTCGCGACGTCACTGCGGATTGCGGCGTTGATCGGTAGCGATCTGCCTCAGATCAGCAATCTGGCGCCACCGGACATCCTGCAGGTTCCCACGAAGGTGCTCGCAGGCGCAGCAGCGTCGTTGTTCTATGCACTTGCCTGCTACGCCGAGCGACGTGCGTTGACGGCTGCTTTCATGGGCGGCTTCGCAGGCTCCCTCGTCTACCTGCTGTCGCAGACGCTCAATGTGGGTCCGATCATCGCGTCGGCCATCGCCGCTGTCGTCGTCGGGTTCGCGGGTGGTCTGCTTGCCCGTCGTGCGCTCATTCCGCCGTTGATCGTCGCCGTTGCCGGGATCACGCCGTTGCTGCCAGGTCTCTCTCTGTATCGCGGTCTGTACGCGATCCTGAACGACCAATTGTTGCTGGGAATCAGCTCACTATTCGCGGCGTTCGGCGTCGGTTGCGGCCTGGCCGCCGGCGTGACCCTGGGCGAGTGGGGTGCCCGCACCCTGCGCCGGCCGCGCATCTTGGCGCGCACCGAGGAACTACTGCGCCCGACGCTTCGCCGCAAAGAAGAACCGCGCCGACCGACGGTTCGTCGGCGGCGCGGCACGGGTACTTCGTAA
- a CDS encoding MbtH family protein: MSTNPFDDEDGRFFVLVNDEDQHSLWPTFSEVPQGWRVVFGEDTRAACLEYVEKNWTDMRPRSLREAMEADAAARASAEGTPSAEA, from the coding sequence ATGAGTACCAACCCGTTCGATGACGAAGACGGACGCTTCTTCGTGCTGGTCAACGACGAAGACCAGCATTCGCTGTGGCCGACGTTCTCCGAGGTCCCTCAGGGATGGCGTGTCGTCTTCGGTGAAGACACCCGCGCTGCATGCTTGGAGTACGTCGAGAAGAACTGGACCGATATGCGTCCGCGCAGCCTTCGTGAGGCCATGGAAGCCGACGCTGCTGCACGCGCCTCTGCCGAAGGAACCCCCAGCGCCGAGGCCTGA
- a CDS encoding alpha/beta fold hydrolase has translation MPIAKINGIDINYQVKGSGDLVVLVMGTGSPGRVWELHQVPALTAAGYRVCTFDNRGIAPSSESTHGITIESMVADTAGLIELVRNGEEKAFVVGTSMGSRVAQELALARPDLVRKAVFLAGHARVDEFQKTLAHGERALYDKRVELPGTYSAAVTAVMNLSPATLRDGRSARDWLDLFEFSASSPSAGVRAQLGMEDDFDRTSAYRGVSVPCLSVGFADDRMIPAYLGKELADAIPGARYVEIADAGHYGYLERPEAVNAELLGFLKA, from the coding sequence ATGCCTATCGCCAAGATCAACGGCATCGACATCAATTACCAGGTCAAAGGCAGTGGAGACCTGGTGGTTCTCGTTATGGGTACCGGCAGCCCCGGACGCGTGTGGGAGCTGCATCAGGTGCCCGCTCTCACAGCAGCGGGGTATCGGGTGTGCACGTTCGACAATCGCGGCATCGCGCCGTCGTCGGAGAGCACTCACGGCATCACGATCGAATCCATGGTCGCCGATACCGCGGGCCTGATCGAACTCGTCCGCAACGGCGAGGAGAAGGCCTTCGTCGTCGGCACGTCGATGGGTTCACGCGTCGCGCAGGAGCTGGCCTTGGCCAGGCCTGACCTGGTGCGCAAGGCCGTGTTCCTCGCCGGTCACGCCAGAGTGGACGAGTTTCAGAAGACCCTGGCCCACGGTGAGCGGGCTCTCTACGACAAGCGGGTCGAGCTCCCCGGCACGTACTCGGCGGCGGTGACGGCAGTGATGAACCTGTCGCCTGCGACGTTGCGTGACGGGCGCAGTGCCCGCGATTGGCTGGATTTGTTCGAGTTCTCGGCCTCCTCGCCCTCGGCCGGAGTGCGTGCCCAGCTTGGGATGGAGGACGACTTCGATCGAACTTCGGCTTACCGGGGGGTGTCGGTGCCGTGCCTGTCGGTGGGGTTCGCCGACGATCGGATGATCCCCGCCTACCTGGGCAAGGAGCTGGCGGACGCCATTCCAGGTGCCCGGTACGTCGAAATCGCAGATGCCGGCCACTACGGATATCTCGAGCGTCCCGAGGCAGTCAATGCGGAATTGCTCGGCTTTCTGAAGGCCTGA
- a CDS encoding HNH endonuclease signature motif containing protein: MTTEIWQLSEAELLADAADVSHQIQLMEARRIALVAEIDTRVAREKLGFPGPAGWLTSTTLLTPSKATKIVALARGLKNFPDIADAVNTGVMSVDHAALILTFAETPPKNLPQEGRDIARAAMIKAATGPGARTDRIREAITKLEDTYGGKKPPPEDADRNELFASKTLNGRLALKGDFDAITGEKLLAALSPLTEPRPAADGTQDERSPARRRAEAFGHILDRYLASSNRPTEGGEKPHVNLHISLRDLTDLRGAAAGGSGSGSGRDGATGPTADRRAYRDLFGDGTTVGWLPWMGPLSRETSRQLACDCLLTAIVMDENGSPINLARTARTVTAKQKRALTARDHGCAFPGCGKPAAWTEGHHIWHWTDGGPTDMNNLVLLCGFHNRLIHHSDWEVFIGADNHPWFVPPATVDPYRQPRQSHARAGPHIA, from the coding sequence ATGACAACGGAGATCTGGCAACTGAGCGAGGCAGAACTCCTCGCCGACGCTGCTGATGTCTCCCACCAAATCCAGTTGATGGAAGCCCGACGCATCGCCCTCGTCGCCGAAATCGACACTCGCGTGGCCCGCGAGAAACTCGGATTCCCCGGACCCGCAGGGTGGTTGACTTCCACCACCCTGCTCACCCCCAGCAAAGCCACCAAGATCGTTGCCCTCGCCCGCGGACTGAAGAACTTCCCCGATATCGCCGACGCCGTCAACACCGGCGTGATGTCCGTCGACCATGCCGCGTTGATCCTCACCTTTGCCGAAACCCCACCCAAGAACCTCCCACAGGAGGGTCGCGACATCGCCCGCGCTGCCATGATCAAAGCTGCGACCGGACCCGGCGCACGCACCGACCGCATCCGCGAAGCGATCACCAAACTCGAGGACACCTACGGTGGCAAGAAGCCGCCACCCGAAGACGCCGACCGCAACGAACTCTTTGCCTCGAAGACCTTGAACGGGCGGCTGGCGCTCAAAGGTGACTTCGACGCCATCACCGGAGAAAAACTCCTCGCCGCACTCTCGCCGTTGACCGAACCCCGACCCGCCGCCGACGGCACCCAGGACGAACGCAGCCCCGCCAGGCGTCGAGCCGAAGCATTCGGGCACATCCTCGACCGCTACCTCGCCTCCAGTAATCGGCCCACCGAAGGCGGGGAGAAGCCGCACGTCAACCTGCACATCAGCCTGCGTGACCTCACTGACCTCCGCGGCGCTGCAGCGGGTGGCAGTGGCAGTGGCAGTGGTCGTGACGGCGCTACTGGCCCCACCGCGGATCGTCGCGCGTACAGGGACTTGTTCGGTGACGGCACCACCGTCGGGTGGCTGCCGTGGATGGGACCACTCTCTCGTGAGACGTCCCGGCAGCTGGCCTGCGATTGTCTTCTCACCGCGATCGTCATGGACGAGAACGGTTCCCCGATCAATCTGGCCCGCACCGCCCGCACCGTCACCGCGAAACAGAAACGCGCGTTGACCGCCCGCGATCACGGGTGCGCGTTCCCCGGTTGCGGGAAACCCGCAGCCTGGACCGAAGGTCACCACATCTGGCACTGGACCGATGGTGGCCCCACCGACATGAACAACCTCGTCCTGCTGTGCGGATTCCACAACCGACTCATCCACCACAGTGACTGGGAAGTGTTCATCGGCGCAGACAACCACCCGTGGTTCGTACCGCCGGCCACCGTCGACCCGTACCGACAACCCCGGCAATCCCACGCCCGAGCCGGCCCCCACATCGCATAA
- a CDS encoding GlxA family transcriptional regulator: MTHRIAVYVRDGLLAMELGIVHRLFGQAQSDSGEPLYEVVTCTDVPGLIRTDSDVRILVERGLDAVAEADTVIVPASDADYETDVAAVSPLFRVVTNQRLASICTGAFVLAAAGLLNGKRATTHWKSASRFAELYPTVLLDPNVLYTEDGNILTAAGEASGIDLCLHMIRQDFGAALANRVARGTVVPPHRSGGQSQYIDTPVPRTHGTSTADAQEWSLSNLGAPLSVEDLARRQSMSVRTFSRRFMAEVGVSPARWIGAQRVQRARELLENTDLTIERIAHDTGFGTATSLRNQLAAELGVSPSAYRATFRVGGRLA, encoded by the coding sequence ATGACGCATCGTATTGCTGTCTACGTGCGCGACGGCCTACTCGCCATGGAGTTGGGCATCGTGCACCGCCTGTTCGGGCAGGCGCAATCAGATTCCGGCGAGCCGTTGTACGAGGTGGTCACCTGCACTGACGTGCCAGGTCTGATCAGGACCGACTCCGATGTCCGGATACTCGTCGAACGCGGGCTCGACGCCGTGGCCGAGGCCGATACCGTGATCGTTCCGGCCTCCGACGCCGACTATGAGACCGACGTCGCAGCAGTCTCGCCCCTGTTCCGTGTGGTGACGAATCAGAGATTGGCGTCCATTTGCACAGGCGCGTTCGTTCTCGCCGCGGCCGGGCTGCTCAACGGCAAACGGGCTACCACGCACTGGAAGTCGGCCTCCCGATTCGCCGAGCTGTATCCGACGGTCCTGCTCGATCCGAACGTGCTCTATACCGAGGACGGCAACATACTGACGGCCGCAGGGGAGGCATCGGGAATCGATCTGTGTCTGCACATGATTCGTCAGGATTTCGGTGCGGCATTGGCCAATCGGGTGGCCCGAGGAACCGTCGTGCCACCCCATCGCAGCGGCGGTCAATCGCAGTACATCGACACCCCGGTACCGCGGACGCACGGCACATCGACGGCGGACGCGCAGGAGTGGTCGCTGAGTAATTTGGGTGCGCCACTGTCGGTGGAGGACCTGGCGCGACGGCAGTCGATGAGTGTTCGGACGTTCTCCCGCCGATTCATGGCCGAAGTCGGTGTCTCCCCGGCCCGTTGGATCGGGGCGCAGCGGGTGCAGCGAGCGCGAGAGTTACTCGAGAACACAGACCTGACCATCGAACGCATCGCGCACGACACTGGATTCGGCACCGCCACATCGTTGAGAAACCAGCTTGCCGCGGAGCTAGGTGTTTCGCCCAGTGCATACCGGGCGACGTTCAGGGTCGGCGGTCGACTCGCCTAG
- a CDS encoding NAD(P)H-dependent oxidoreductase — MNILWVYAHPEARSLNGSLRDAALKRLRADGHTVEQSDLYAMQWNPVVTAEDYAHDPTERFQVATASSTALAAGTLAPEIVAEQQKLLRADAVVLQFPLWWFSMPAIIKGWVDRVFVEGFGYGIRTSDGSTRRYGDGMLAGKRAMVVVSMGGSEHTVSPRGINGDLDEMLYPIQHGILFYTGMSVLPPMLVASADRMAESDYAAAESELLQRVKSLHTEEPIPYRTQNGGDYDRRFVLRAEVQAGVTGIRVHTIS; from the coding sequence ATGAACATCCTGTGGGTCTACGCCCATCCAGAAGCCCGCTCACTGAACGGCTCTCTGCGAGACGCAGCACTGAAGCGACTCCGCGCCGACGGCCATACCGTCGAGCAGTCGGATCTGTATGCGATGCAGTGGAATCCGGTGGTCACCGCTGAGGACTACGCCCACGATCCGACCGAGCGATTCCAGGTGGCGACCGCATCCAGCACAGCCCTCGCAGCCGGCACCCTCGCCCCGGAGATCGTCGCCGAGCAACAGAAGCTGCTGCGCGCCGACGCCGTTGTACTGCAGTTTCCGCTGTGGTGGTTCTCGATGCCCGCGATCATAAAGGGCTGGGTGGATCGCGTGTTCGTCGAGGGATTCGGATACGGCATCAGGACATCCGACGGCAGCACCCGGCGCTACGGCGACGGAATGCTCGCCGGAAAGCGTGCGATGGTCGTGGTCAGCATGGGCGGCAGCGAACACACCGTCTCCCCACGCGGCATCAACGGCGACCTGGACGAGATGCTGTACCCGATTCAGCACGGCATCCTGTTCTATACCGGCATGTCCGTCTTGCCTCCGATGCTCGTGGCGAGCGCCGACCGGATGGCCGAGTCCGATTACGCCGCAGCGGAATCGGAACTCCTCCAGCGAGTGAAGAGTCTGCACACCGAGGAGCCCATCCCCTACCGCACCCAGAACGGCGGCGACTACGACCGGCGATTCGTGCTGCGCGCCGAAGTCCAGGCCGGGGTCACCGGCATCCGAGTACACACCATCAGTTGA
- a CDS encoding FBP domain-containing protein, with protein MEPISERDIRSSFVNSSKGDAKRVTLPEAFDAVPWDDLDFFGWVDPKLAGRSYIVVPSGDAPRGIALRYKPGGPRTAQMCSICLTTHANGGVSLMAAAKAGESGRRGNTVGTYICSDLACSLYARKKKTPALGRQFKEDFDVGTRTAAVEDNIGAFLARILG; from the coding sequence ATGGAACCCATCTCCGAACGCGACATCAGGTCGTCGTTCGTCAATTCGTCCAAGGGCGACGCCAAGCGGGTCACCCTTCCCGAGGCTTTCGACGCAGTACCGTGGGACGATCTCGACTTCTTCGGTTGGGTGGATCCCAAGCTCGCCGGAAGAAGCTACATCGTCGTGCCTTCCGGGGACGCTCCGCGCGGAATCGCGTTGCGCTACAAGCCCGGAGGGCCGCGCACGGCGCAGATGTGCAGCATCTGCCTCACCACACATGCCAACGGCGGGGTCTCGCTGATGGCTGCTGCGAAGGCCGGAGAATCCGGCAGGCGTGGCAATACTGTGGGTACCTACATCTGCTCGGACCTCGCGTGCTCGCTCTATGCGCGAAAGAAGAAGACCCCGGCGTTGGGTCGGCAGTTCAAGGAAGACTTCGATGTCGGGACCCGCACCGCTGCAGTCGAAGACAACATCGGTGCGTTTCTCGCTCGCATTCTCGGTTGA
- a CDS encoding TetR/AcrR family transcriptional regulator — translation MARAGLTAQRIVAAGADLADEVGFDRVTASELARRFDVKVASLYSHLKNSHELNVGIALLALEELADRVSEALAGRAGKDALVAVANAYLDYSREHPGRYAATQFPLDHETALASAGVRHSAMMKAILRGYDLGEEDQVHAVRLLGSVFHGYASLDASGSFAHSAPDSQQSWARILDGIDTLLQHWRQ, via the coding sequence ATGGCACGCGCAGGATTGACCGCGCAGCGCATCGTGGCAGCAGGAGCGGATCTGGCCGACGAGGTCGGCTTCGATCGCGTCACTGCCAGCGAGTTGGCGCGACGCTTCGACGTCAAGGTGGCGAGCCTGTATTCGCACCTGAAGAACTCACACGAGTTGAACGTCGGCATCGCGCTGCTGGCGTTGGAGGAACTCGCCGACCGGGTGTCGGAGGCTCTCGCGGGCCGGGCAGGCAAGGACGCGTTGGTTGCCGTCGCGAACGCATATCTCGACTATTCGCGTGAGCATCCCGGTCGCTATGCGGCGACGCAGTTTCCGCTCGATCACGAGACCGCTCTTGCGAGTGCGGGAGTGCGTCATTCGGCGATGATGAAGGCGATCCTCCGGGGGTACGACCTGGGCGAAGAGGATCAGGTCCACGCAGTTCGATTGCTCGGCAGTGTCTTTCACGGCTATGCCAGCCTGGACGCGTCGGGCTCGTTCGCTCACAGTGCACCCGACTCGCAGCAGTCCTGGGCACGCATCCTCGACGGAATCGACACACTCTTACAGCACTGGAGGCAGTGA
- a CDS encoding ABC transporter ATP-binding protein: MTTPELLPIATGARSGKWLLEQLRLRKARTAVTLLLGAIAAGMSLVPVYVLGVLVDRVRDGADTSTIIGVVVVISVAAVIGGIVTGFSGYLISTLGEGILASLREAVVRRALHLPVATLERVGKGDLLSRVGDDVAVMAKSIGEVIPQLVGAFLLVCLSMITMLGIDWRLGLAGLVALPMYVLALRWYLPRSAPLYAAERVAMGERAQSFVSSMQGAKTVRAYGLESAHLSDIDRSSAKARDIGLEVFRLFTRFGSRSNRAECVGLSVILLAGFLLVRGDYVTVGETTAAALLFHRLFNPIGTLLFTFDDIQSAGASLARLVGVVDIPDERPVGNGSVPADATLDVTDLRHAYEEGHDVLHGVNLRVAAGETVALVGSTGAGKSTIAAIAAGSIASTSGSVRVGGATLDALGSEGLRRHIAIVSQEVHVFAGRLIDDVRLAAPDAERADVEAALRTVGAWGWVEALEDGLDTAVGEGGHQLTAAQSQQLALARLVLADPAVAVLDEATAEAGSSGARELEAAAEAATKGRSTLIVAHRLTQAAAADRVVVLEHGKILEQGPHDELVAAGGRYAQLWEAWQGR, encoded by the coding sequence ATGACGACCCCCGAACTACTTCCGATCGCGACCGGGGCACGGTCCGGGAAGTGGCTGCTGGAACAGCTGCGACTGCGCAAGGCGCGAACGGCGGTGACGCTGCTCCTCGGCGCGATTGCCGCAGGGATGTCGCTGGTGCCGGTGTACGTGCTCGGTGTGCTGGTCGACCGTGTCCGGGACGGAGCCGACACCTCGACGATCATCGGCGTCGTCGTGGTGATCTCGGTAGCTGCGGTGATCGGCGGAATCGTCACCGGATTCAGCGGCTATCTGATCAGCACACTCGGCGAGGGAATCCTGGCCTCGCTGCGCGAAGCCGTCGTCCGTCGCGCTCTGCATCTGCCGGTGGCGACGTTGGAACGAGTAGGCAAGGGCGACTTGCTCTCTCGGGTTGGCGACGACGTCGCAGTGATGGCGAAGTCGATCGGTGAAGTGATCCCGCAGCTCGTCGGAGCATTCCTGCTCGTGTGCCTGAGCATGATCACAATGCTGGGAATCGACTGGCGTCTCGGCCTCGCCGGACTGGTGGCACTGCCGATGTACGTGCTGGCGCTGCGGTGGTATCTGCCGCGGTCGGCTCCGCTGTATGCGGCCGAACGCGTCGCGATGGGCGAGCGTGCGCAGTCGTTCGTCAGCAGCATGCAGGGCGCAAAGACGGTGCGCGCGTACGGACTCGAGTCGGCCCATCTGAGCGACATCGACCGGTCGTCGGCCAAGGCCCGAGACATCGGCCTCGAGGTCTTTCGACTCTTCACCCGCTTCGGCTCGCGCAGCAACCGTGCCGAATGCGTAGGGCTGTCGGTGATCCTGCTGGCCGGGTTCTTGCTCGTACGAGGCGATTACGTCACCGTCGGTGAGACGACGGCCGCGGCCTTGCTGTTCCACCGCCTGTTCAATCCGATCGGTACGTTGCTGTTCACGTTCGACGATATCCAGTCTGCCGGTGCGTCGTTGGCCCGCCTGGTCGGCGTCGTCGACATTCCCGACGAACGACCCGTGGGCAACGGTTCCGTGCCCGCCGACGCCACCCTGGACGTCACCGATCTACGGCACGCGTACGAGGAGGGTCACGATGTGTTGCATGGAGTGAACCTGCGCGTCGCTGCGGGTGAGACGGTGGCGCTCGTGGGGTCCACCGGTGCCGGCAAATCGACGATCGCGGCCATCGCGGCCGGTTCGATCGCGTCGACGTCCGGGTCGGTTCGCGTCGGCGGCGCAACGCTGGACGCGCTGGGCAGTGAGGGCTTGCGCCGACACATCGCAATCGTCAGTCAGGAAGTGCATGTCTTCGCCGGCCGGTTGATCGACGACGTGCGGTTGGCTGCGCCGGACGCCGAACGCGCCGACGTCGAAGCCGCGTTGCGGACCGTCGGCGCGTGGGGGTGGGTCGAGGCGCTCGAAGACGGACTCGATACCGCCGTCGGTGAGGGCGGGCACCAGTTGACCGCGGCACAATCGCAGCAATTGGCCTTGGCGCGACTGGTTCTCGCCGACCCGGCCGTCGCGGTGTTGGACGAGGCCACCGCGGAAGCGGGCAGTTCCGGTGCGCGAGAACTCGAAGCTGCCGCCGAAGCCGCGACGAAGGGTCGCAGTACGTTGATCGTCGCGCATCGCCTGACTCAGGCCGCTGCGGCCGACCGCGTAGTGGTGCTCGAACACGGAAAAATCCTGGAGCAGGGTCCGCACGACGAGCTGGTCGCGGCCGGTGGACGGTACGCACAGTTGTGGGAGGCGTGGCAGGGTCGCTGA
- a CDS encoding ABC transporter ATP-binding protein: MTDSVPLRPARTVVEGPPPATGSAILRRTVRRHRARLIGSSMLFGVHQLCETMVPVAIGLIVSRAIDTGDVTAMIVSLIGLAALFVTLSYAWRIGARIIVVAIEREAYLVRIEVAGRVLDPRGLRTELSAGELLTVSTSDAEKESWILDLIARVFASVVAVVASAVALLVIDIPLGLAVVIGTPVILIALQRLAPLLTRAATAQQAEIAGVSGMATDLVSGVRPLRGIGAENAATERFVTSSRTALAATLKLARANNVYQGLAAAINALLAVGIAGTAGWFALQGRISVGELITVIGLSQFVIEPLTGLSKIPGVVAMVRGSADRLALVLGAEHVLPQSESADPIGTDLAVDDVRFRSLDGLAFRAAPGEMLGVVCYRPQDGEAIAALLSGQISESDYTGTVRIGGIPTGQIDLRRARETVLVEPHLTDLFAGTVRSNVTAGRERPEAELDRVLQASAATDVVELHEAGLDHAVTDRGASLSGGQRQRVALARALSVDAPVLVLHDPTTAVDAVTEHAIARGVAELRHAGSTAQTTILITTSPALLSVTHRVLVVDGGCVVAEGTHHDLASSDAQYKDTVLR, from the coding sequence ATGACCGATTCTGTGCCGCTCCGCCCTGCTCGAACGGTGGTGGAGGGCCCTCCTCCAGCCACCGGCTCCGCGATTCTGCGCCGCACGGTACGACGCCATCGCGCTCGCTTGATCGGCTCGTCGATGCTGTTCGGGGTACATCAACTGTGCGAAACGATGGTCCCGGTGGCCATCGGTCTCATCGTCTCGCGGGCCATCGACACCGGCGACGTCACGGCGATGATCGTCTCGCTGATCGGGCTCGCGGCCCTGTTCGTCACGCTGTCGTACGCGTGGCGCATCGGTGCTCGCATCATCGTCGTCGCGATCGAGCGGGAGGCGTACCTGGTGCGTATCGAGGTTGCCGGACGCGTCCTCGATCCCCGCGGACTGCGGACCGAGCTGTCGGCGGGGGAGCTGCTGACGGTGTCGACGTCGGACGCCGAGAAGGAGTCGTGGATCCTCGATCTCATCGCGCGAGTCTTCGCGTCCGTCGTGGCGGTCGTGGCGTCGGCGGTGGCATTGCTGGTCATCGATATTCCGCTCGGCCTGGCCGTCGTGATCGGCACGCCCGTGATCCTGATCGCGCTGCAGCGCCTCGCTCCACTGCTCACTCGTGCGGCCACCGCGCAGCAGGCCGAGATCGCAGGGGTATCGGGGATGGCCACCGATCTGGTCAGCGGAGTACGGCCCCTGCGCGGTATCGGTGCCGAGAATGCCGCGACCGAGCGATTCGTGACGTCGAGCCGAACGGCATTGGCGGCAACGCTGAAGCTGGCCCGCGCCAACAACGTCTATCAGGGCCTCGCGGCGGCGATCAACGCGCTACTGGCCGTCGGAATCGCAGGAACCGCAGGGTGGTTCGCGTTGCAAGGCCGTATATCGGTCGGCGAGCTGATCACCGTCATCGGCTTGTCCCAGTTCGTCATCGAACCTCTCACCGGGTTGTCGAAGATTCCCGGTGTGGTGGCGATGGTGCGCGGATCCGCTGATCGGCTTGCCCTCGTGCTCGGCGCGGAACACGTTCTACCGCAGTCGGAGTCCGCGGATCCGATAGGCACCGACCTTGCCGTCGACGACGTTCGGTTCCGATCGCTCGACGGCCTCGCCTTCCGGGCTGCGCCGGGCGAGATGCTCGGCGTGGTCTGCTATCGGCCGCAGGACGGCGAAGCGATCGCCGCTCTGCTGTCCGGCCAGATCTCCGAGTCCGATTACACCGGAACGGTGCGTATCGGTGGCATCCCGACGGGGCAGATCGATCTCCGACGCGCCCGCGAGACCGTTCTCGTCGAGCCGCACCTGACCGACCTCTTCGCCGGCACCGTCCGCAGCAACGTCACCGCCGGACGCGAGCGGCCCGAGGCCGAACTCGACCGAGTACTGCAGGCCTCCGCGGCCACTGACGTCGTGGAACTGCACGAAGCCGGCCTCGACCACGCCGTCACCGACCGCGGAGCGAGCCTGTCCGGCGGACAACGCCAGCGAGTCGCCTTGGCCCGGGCGCTGTCGGTCGATGCCCCGGTGCTGGTGCTGCACGACCCCACGACGGCCGTCGACGCCGTCACCGAACACGCCATAGCCCGCGGTGTCGCCGAGCTGCGGCACGCAGGTAGCACGGCGCAGACGACGATCCTCATCACCACCAGCCCTGCGCTGTTGTCGGTGACCCATCGCGTGCTGGTCGTCGACGGCGGATGCGTCGTCGCCGAGGGAACGCACCACGATCTCGCGTCCTCGGACGCGCAGTACAAGGACACGGTGCTGCGATGA